The Tigriopus californicus strain San Diego chromosome 10, Tcal_SD_v2.1, whole genome shotgun sequence region GAACCCACCACTTACGTTCTCCCGGATGAGCATCCGCGCCAGGCTTTGGCCCCTCTAGGCCTTTCTGATTTATTGACCGAGGCGGGGGAAGAAGGGTCCAAATTAACAACCAGCCGAAGATTTCTTGAATCATTAGAGGAAACCTTGAGAAAACCCGTCACCAACAACAATTCATCTTTTGGAACCGATTTCAAGGACACTTCAGCCGCCCTTTCGAAGCTCCAGATCAAGGTTAGTTGAACAGCGgagtttgaaatgatgaataCGATTCGAGAGTTTGAATCATTATGTAACCTTACATGCTTTCAGCCGGAGCAAGTGGCAAAAGTCGTACCTGATCGGATCTTTTCGCTTGACATTCACCCCACCGAGGATAAACTACTCGTGGCTGTTGGAGGAAAATGGGGCGGGCTAGGATTATGGGATGTCAAAGACGTGGACTCAGCCTCGAATGGAGTTCACTTATTCATGGTAGGATGATCAACCGAATGGGAAGTATGACGGGTTTTTCCTCTAAAGGTTATCGTCAACATTTCAGCCACACTCTCGCCCAGTGAATTGCCTCTCTTTCGATACATTCCAATGCAACCGCTTAATCTCGACTTCTTACGATGGAACCGTCCGAGCTCTTGATGTCCAACAACAGAGAGTGAATTTATTATACGGGGATGAAAACGACTCCGTCTATACCTGCTATCATCGGCAAATTGACGCCCACACATTTGTGGTGGCATTGGGTAACTCTGGCGATGCTGCCATCATCGATACAAGAAAAGACAACCGGGAGTTCTCGTCCAGATTCTCTGTGGCAAGAAGCGGATCCGTAAAAACCGTGGATATTCATCCTTGTCTACCTGAGAAGCTCCTTACAACCACAAGCAGAGGGGACTGTCAAATCTTTGATATCCGATCGACCAAGACGAGCACTCACGGTGTCTTGCCTACCTGGTTAGACTTGACAGGCCACACCAAGGCTCTCAGCTcagcctttttttcacccgtgaAAGGAAGCTCGATCGTTACCGTCTCTTACGACAACAAGTTAAGATTGTACAAATCATGGGGTTCTTCCGCCAGTATTTCACCTTATTCCAGTATCGATCACAACAATCAAACGGGTCGATGGTTATCCACTTTTAAAGCCCGATGGCATCCTCGCAGAGAtgacttgttttttgttgGCTGCATGAGTCATCCCAGGCAAATTAACGCTTACTCGGATCAAGGTTTCCAATATCCGAGTCTGATGGGCGAGGATCTGGGCTCCATTTGCTCCATTGTGGTCAGCCATCCCTCCCAGGATATTGTTGTGGGCGGGAATTCCTCAGGTCGAGTCCACGTGTTCATGTAGTTCTTTTTACTActtcaaattgtctttgtaTCCGAATTTCGAAATATAACACTCTAATTTATGCCTTTTGACAAGAAAGTGCTTGGTTGAAGTCAAACTCTGTTTTTATAAAGGGAGCAACTCGTTGACAGATGTCATAAGGCGAATATAGTTGTCAAAGAAAGGCATCGGATTCAAAtcaaagctggattc contains the following coding sequences:
- the LOC131887822 gene encoding WD repeat-containing protein 76-like, which gives rise to MVRASPAAGLSRRQPFISDFFNRTPNPGQGPNHPRPSPLKGAKKTNPEFKLAAGNAHESGPKLLRTSPRQPTPTANQGPPPGTLKAHEGHMVGVSPLPTSSLSVEAQAKRSNQREVLKQYPLSTMVWAKFSKYPPWPALVSADPISQMTYDNEEDWLHVLFLDDPPTRAWVPLEGVEIMKLSSLSEESSGKKPRGRWAQALIRAKKRAIQVLKQGLPQRRKFLLTLEKNIMNGSKDSEDSAPDVHEIAEGDEERENQSPKVNRKRKKNASKRDMKGKRLKRDPSPVNSLEETTTPSHGEENGLSEYELIRLKNIEARQKMFAELEIGQLKKSLSDSFSQIKSYNASQRGLAAKKDKAEDLPRRQSLRLKKIDADTGLQLPDKEPTTYVLPDEHPRQALAPLGLSDLLTEAGEEGSKLTTSRRFLESLEETLRKPVTNNNSSFGTDFKDTSAALSKLQIKPEQVAKVVPDRIFSLDIHPTEDKLLVAVGGKWGGLGLWDVKDVDSASNGVHLFMPHSRPVNCLSFDTFQCNRLISTSYDGTVRALDVQQQRVNLLYGDENDSVYTCYHRQIDAHTFVVALGNSGDAAIIDTRKDNREFSSRFSVARSGSVKTVDIHPCLPEKLLTTTSRGDCQIFDIRSTKTSTHGVLPTWLDLTGHTKALSSAFFSPVKGSSIVTVSYDNKLRLYKSWGSSASISPYSSIDHNNQTGRWLSTFKARWHPRRDDLFFVGCMSHPRQINAYSDQGFQYPSLMGEDLGSICSIVVSHPSQDIVVGGNSSGRVHVFM